In Odocoileus virginianus isolate 20LAN1187 ecotype Illinois chromosome 5, Ovbor_1.2, whole genome shotgun sequence, a single window of DNA contains:
- the LOC110136079 gene encoding LOW QUALITY PROTEIN: endogenous retrovirus group V member 2 Env polyprotein-like (The sequence of the model RefSeq protein was modified relative to this genomic sequence to represent the inferred CDS: deleted 2 bases in 1 codon), giving the protein MKFTSDSTTNLQSTAVTEKTTTKLQSQSAFLQVHSGTSVKIKLVSAVSWGENSLIMLSQSIATGQNVSNCWICHLISKDIQKDYVPLIVPVTDFGTVPEPMTYYHLPPPGRTFKVRLIRLPKNAYTPCFTLSEKISRGPKVRTGPPRSLDFLLKKCDEQNPLKCTNDKCERAKNDTNSCQRVRKVKYNVTRIWKACTGYNPWLENVLSVLPQKESINFTTLGGITCAPTGYYFVCGTGNTPQREGRAYRCLDSWGIQGSCLLGYVKMPLSLYSLENISSLAKPNTYNKRMILAVYEDNIGQSSFGNLTPTARIYVNRDTIHNLSATIGQIAEDTDKSTAAQHISLNSLTRVFPGNRIVHDFFLAEQGGMCVMANNTCCTYINTSGEVETRVNKILQKATWL; this is encoded by the exons ATGAAGTTCACTTCTGACTCAACTACAAATCTACAGTCCACAGCAGTTACAGAAAAGACAACCACAAAGCTG CAAAGTCAGTCTGCCTTCCTACAAGTCCACAGTGGGACTTCAGTTAAAATCAA ACTGGTGTCTGCTGTTTCCTGGGGGGAAAATTCTCTAATTATGTTATCTCAGAGTATAGCCACAGGTCAGAATGTAAGTAATTGTTGGATATGCCATTTGATATCTAAAGACATCCAGAAAGACTATGTCCCACTTATAGTCCCCGTAACTGATTTTGGTACTGTGCCAGAACCCATGACCTACTatcatcttcctcctccaggcCGCACATTCAAAGTTAGGTTAATCAGATTACCTAAGAATGCCTATACCCCTTGTTTCACCTTGTCTGAGAAAATTTCCAGGGGACCAAAAGTCAGAACTGGTCCACCGCGGTCTCTTGACTTTCTCCTGAAAAAATGTGATGAACAAAACCCCCTGAAATGTACAAACGACAAATGTGAAAGAGCTAAAAATGACACTAATTCATGCCAGAGAGTCAGGAAAGTTAAATATAATGTAACGAGAATCTGGAAGGCTTGCACTGGTTATAATCCCTGGCTAGAGAACGTACTGTCCGTGCTCCCCCAAAAAGAAAGTATCAATTTCACTACCCTGGGAGGTATAACTTGTGCCCCTACAGGATATTACTTTGTCTGTGGCACAGGAAATACCCCACAAAGGGAAGGGAGGGCATATCGCTGCTTAGACAGCTGGGGAATACAAGGGTCCTGCCTGCTGGGATATGTAAAGATGCCTTTATCCTTGTATAGCCTGGAGAACATCTCTTCCCTCGCTAAACCAAACACCTATAATAAAAGAATGATATTGGCAGTATATGAGGACAATATAGGACAAAGCTCTTTTGGCAACCTCACACCAACTGCCAGAATTTATGTCAATAGAGATACGATTCATAACCTATCTGCCACAATTGGACAAATTGCTGAGGACACAGATAAAAGTACTGCAGCCCAACACATATCTTTAAACTCATTGACTCGAGTGTTCCCGGGCAATAGAATAGTCCATGATTTCTTCTTAGCAGAACAAGGAGGAATGTGTGTAATGGCTAATAATACATGCTGCACATACATCAATACCTCTGGAGAAGTTGAAACCCGAGTAAACAAAATACTTCAAAAGGCTACCTGGTTATAG